The region ctaacgctaaacttaaagtggaatggccttaattttcttggcctccatactttacattaaaaaataacctgTACGTTTCATTATACCACATCATCTGCTCTGCCAAGAGTACAGCATACCACTGTCTATTGAATCTGGACAGAAAGAGCAAACTCATCTCTAGCCATCATTCTAAGGCAGACTCTAAAGTCAATTTCTGtttaataatagctttattcTTCTCATTATATCATCGTCAGTCCATCCATTAATCCATCAATTCTTTAATCCTCTGAACTAGCTATTGTGAAATATTTAGGTACAGAAAAGTAAGCAAATTCAGATCCCTACATGTAGAATCCAACTCTCCAATGGAAGACAGAGTCATTCATCAAACAAGTAAGATAAAACCATCAGCCATGGGACCTGATAGCTACTAAATTCTGAAATACATTTCTCAGGTTTATATTTGAAAGGGAGTTTGGGCTTGGAGTCTTTATTTGCTTACTTGTTTGCTTGTTCACTAACAATAAAATACCGTGTAATTATatctgttttcctctttccttcaatAAACCATTTTAGGATGTTTAAATTATcatagaaagaaaacaacagagaatATGGAATTGATGGATGGAAACTACACCTTGGTGACCGAGTTTATTCTTTTAGGGTTTCCAACCCGCCCTGAACTGCAGATTGTCCTATTCCTCGTGTTTCTGACATTGTATGGTATGATTTTAACAGGGAATATTGGACTGATGATGTTAATCAGGACCGACCCTCACCTTCAAACccctatgtattttttccttagcAACCTCTCCTTTGCAGACCTTTGTTTCTCCTCAGCCATTGTTCCCAAGATGTTGGTCAACTTCCTCTCAGAAAATAAATCTATCTCCCTTTATGGCTGTGccctacagttttatttttcatgtgcttttgcTGATACAGAATCCTTTATCCTGGCTGCCATGGCATACGATCGCTATGTTGCCATCTGTAATCCTCTACTGTATACAGTTGTGATGTCTCGGGGCATCTGTGTATGGTTGATTGTCTTGTCCTACATTGGAGGTAACATGAGTTCCCTGGTTCACACATCCTTTGCCTTTATTCTGAAATACTGCGATAAAAATGTCATTAATCATTTTTTCTGCGACCTCCCTCCCCTGCTTAAGCTATCCTGCACAGACACCTCAGTTAATGAGTGGCTTCTCTCCACATATGGCAGCTCAGTGGAAATTTTCTGCTTCATCGTCATTGTCATCTCCTACTATTTCATTCTGCGCTCAGTCTTGAGGATCCGCTCTTCCAGTGGCAGAAAGAAAACCTTCTCCACGTGTGCCTCTCACCTGACTTCTGTGGCCATCTATCAGGGGACTCTTCTCTTCATTTACTCACGGCCCAGCTATCTGTATACTCCCAACACTGATAAAATTATCTCCGTGTTCTACACCATTATTATCCCAGTGTTGAATCCGTTGATTTATAGTTTgagaaataaagatgtaaaagatgCCGCTAAGAGAGCTGTAAGGTTAAAAGTGGATTCCTCATGAGCTATAAGGTTCTGGGATTCATCTAAATCCCCAGTTACAAACTCTAAATGGAATTTGTGACATGCCTACCAGCAGATACACAATGGATGTTATCAAACACTCGTTTTTCATACAGCCGAATCTCAAGTTGTAAAATGAGGcaataaagcatttaaaagtttcaaaattgCTGCTAAATAATAAGACTACTATTGAAAGATTATTTGCTTGAAGTTAATGCTAAAATGTGCTTTATCATGTTGTCTTAAGGGATATAGTAAAGCACGCATGTATTTGTTCATGTGTAATATATCTCATTCACATGGTAGATTAATGGATGATGAAGGAGGCTAGGTTCTCTTGATTCATATGCCAGCTGCATACTCAGCTAATGAGTGACTTTTTGAAAAAGTTACTTCATTTTTCATGCTTCAGTTAACTTCTTGTAAAATGAGGAGAATATGGCACACATATCATTGGCTGTTGGATGGTTAACTGAGCAGATGCTGTAAATAGTACCTGCACCATTTTAAGCCCTTGATAGATGTTaagtacatatatttgtataatagctcaccttaattaaaatgtatatttacaaTGAGATAATGAGAGGCAAGTATGTTATCGAAgcaataatacaaaataaatccattttcttaACTTCAGTTCAGTAATATGATGCTAACCTTCTCTACCCAATCTACTCCTAAGTAATTTGGAAATTTTGTCTAAGTAGCGCCTTGAAGAATATAGATTAATTTCAAGGAAGGCCATTTGCCttcctatcttctttcttttataaaccaAGGTTTTACTAGAGGGATGAAACATCTTTCTCTGGCATCTCAGAAACAGAATCAGCCCTGCAATATATCACCTGTATCCTCAAGCAGAGATCAACCCACATGACCTGGTGGGACTTTGAAGACTGAAATGAGAGGCATGAATCTGCAAAGtgtattttcataattaaaaatttctactgtgctttatttttattattatagtatttCTTCTctatgataataaatatttataatatttgacCTGGAAATATCAATGTTTACAAAGTATGTTTAAAGCCAGGTACTCTTTGTTGCAAATATCCCCAAAAGACACAGCCTGAATCACTGTCAGTTTTAAATCCCCCTAGGAATCTTGTCTTTGGATTTCTGACCAATAGTGTTTCTCCTGAGCATTTTGATTGTTTCATGTGGTAAGTCACTCACAGCTGCACACTCACCAAAGtactctaatatttttatttttacttagccAAGATTACTTGTCTGAAATTATAGAAAATCACACAAAGCAATATCAGATGAGTAATTATCTATAGCTTTTCATGTTTGCTAAGTTCTGAAATTCCATAAGTGTCTATTAGGAGGAGTGTATATGGTGCAATATTACATACCCAGCTGCCTATGAAACCCTTAGTTTTGTGACAGCACTGCCTTTTGATGCTGAATAATTATGGCACCAAATATtacaccacttaaaaaaaatagccatttcCAAGTGAAGAAATACCTGAAATTAAGGGGTATTGGTATTTTTCTCAAGGTCTGCAGGGCTGCTGTTATTTGCTGAGCTTTCATGATGGTCCACACTGCTTTTCTCTCAGGGAGAATCCTATATTTCCTCCGGGGGTACAGGCACCTATTAAATTCCCAAGACTCCGTGGTAGCCAGCAAagcccaaatttcttttttagccCTAACATAGTCGGAATTTCCTGGGGCCACCCACTTAGCTATGCCCTCTTTTTCTTTGGTCTGTGCTGAAGCCTTTGTGGTCCCCGTATTATTGAAGCTGCTTAATTCATAACTTTGGTAATAAAAGCAGAACCACTATAATCATTAAGGAAAGAGGCTATTTATGACCAAACCTCatgcaattttttctttttaataatgctaTCTTGAAACCTGGCTGGGAAGATTTGGGAAATGCAGCTCCCAGCAACAACCACATTGGCAGCAGGATCCCAAATAATCCACCCCCTTTTCAACATGCCATTCAGAGGCATGTCTTTTACTCACAATCCACTTTCAAATAAGACAACAgcaaaaatatgcttatttttaacaGATGCATGCAtgcaatggaaagaaaaagagtgacACAAAGTTTCATATGCCAATTTATCCTTATGCAGTGGTCCAGGGTCTTTGAGGCTGTCACACAGCTTTCATATCCCATAACATGCAAAAACCTTGAAGTAAAAGTTTAAACCTTCTCAACGTATCTTATGTTAGGAATCAGAGGAAATAGGAGAGACAGAAATACTAgtcaatatatttatatcacaACAAAGGAAAAGCAACATCGTAACTCCTACAGTCTTGTTTTCCCCATGGGACACATGATCATAGCTGGTACCatagcatttccttttttccacagcCTCTGCCATAACCCCTTTAATTTCAATTAGTATCCCAGTTGTCTTGTTTCCTTGTCTTGTGAAGTGGCCCAAAGCTTGATCCCTCAATATAGGTATCACTTCTAGTTCTTTTTATCTGGGTCTGTTACAGTTTTCCATTCACTTTTTAATATTGGACATGTGAGTTCTCAGAGGTGCCCCCAGAGGCTCTCTTACGTTCCAGAAATACACCTCATTACCCTATCTCTATAGTAAAGATCATCTGTTCCCCTTATATTCAGGAACAATCACCCTCAACTGGTAGAGAAACCTCTGTTTCCTGTTGACTAAGCAGCATGAGGTGAGTGACCAGATGCAGTCTTGGTATTAGTTCAAGGGAACCACTTTGTGTTCCCTgatgtaagaattatttttttattattaaacaaagaCCAACAGCCCCTAAAATTATGAGGATAATAAGCAAATTGTTCATTAGTGGACCATTAGTAATAATAAGACAGGGGCTAcctctttttctctgcttttttagAATTATCTGCATCTAGATAAACttctttaaatgcattatttttgcACATATGAACTCTATTAATAGATAAATCCCcaaatacaatgtattattattcttCACATATcacctttcattttaaatagctaAGAAGATTCAGCAATGAATATTTAGAAAGCAGTTACTTTTGCAAATCATGTACTAGGGAGcttagagaatataaaatataaacattggTCTTATTCCTGAAATCTCAAAtgtagtatattttatatatttttatatataattttttatgaacAAAGGGAACATAATTCAGTAATGGATACACTAAGTATAGAAAAGGTGATGGAGTCGTAATGTCAATGAAATGGTGGATGATGtgtggtggggagtgggagaagatatgCTCCTTCATGAGCAAACAAGGTACGATTGACAAGAATGCTTTTAGTATGTTTGTTCACAtagccaaaaggcagaaacaacccaaatgttcatgcaactgatgaatcaatcAACTAAATGTATTATATCCATaaactgaaatattattcagccatcaatgACACGGAATTCTGACGCAAGCAtaaacatggatgaactttgtaATCATTAGGCTGGAGGAAAGAAGTCTTACCCCACTTAACAAACGCCATATAATGCTGTTTCTATGGGATGTCCAGAGCGGGCAGTGTGTGTTGTGCCCAAGTTcacgaatctgagaaaccactgaggacccgacaccgatgcaaacatacgagggtttatttacaagctcgggcttgggtccaagtgtacccaacacagcagagcagggacttggaccccaagactaagaggcgtagaagctttataggggccagtggccaatgggatacacagaaagttgcacaatCATGTCgatccacacgcaggtggccaactgaattacatcttacccttttttttttttaatttttatttatttatgtattatagtcacagagagagagagagaggcagagacacaggcagaagcaggctccatgcaccaggagcccgacgtgggattcgattcccgggtctccaggatcgcgccctgggccaaaggcaggcgccaaaccgctgcgccacccagggatcctttacCCCATAgcatccatttgaactggcctattaCTTGGGTCAGAATCGGtgcgcagttttggcgggcacaaggcagggttacattgttatgagctgatttccgattagggtgtgcccagcggtttgactagggtggggcagcgccttaagcaataagctggtcatgtgggggtcatacaggagctgtcgggtgtagcacaaaatggagttagtcctgctctgcttgtccaggggtagggggtTTTGGTTAAATTTCCTGGGCCCCACAGTGTGCAGGTAAGAAAATTGGTTATTGGTCCCTGGGAACTGGAAGGGGGCAAGGAGTGTGGCACCTAACAGGAATGGGTTTCTCACAGTTCCAGGATTAGACTATAGTGATGGCTCAACAATCTTGAAAATAcgttaaaaaccaaaaaactatatATTCTGAAAGGGTGAATTTTACACCAATCAAtgacacttcaataaaaaaagaaaataccttggAATTGTAGTAACATACCTAAACTGATTATGAAGGAGAATGTTTCAAatgcagaagaaacaaaatgaactatCAAAAggagctagaaatgattaagggGGAGGGTCAACTTAATTTTcattagatttttctctttgactaGAGGAGAATAATATAAATTCAGAGAAGCTGAAGaatacagaacatgaaagactcctaactctgggaaacgaacaaggggtggtggaaagggaggtgggtggggggtgggggtgaatgggtgacaagcactgaggggggcacttgatgggatgagcactgggtattattatatatgttggcaaattgaacaccaataaaaataataataataattttgggAGCACTTAGGTGGCTTAGTAgtttaagcatttgcctttggctcaggtcatgatcctagggtccttggatcctctctgctcagcagaggacttgcttttccctctccagtTCCCCCTgcctgtgatctctctctctctctctctctgaaaaataaacaaataacatggttttggggtcctgggactgagtcccccattgggctccctgcagggagcctgcttctccttctttctgtgtctctgcctctctctacgtgtctctcatgaataaataaataaaactttaaaataaatattaaataaataaaatcttaaaaaaataataataatttggagTTTTCTTTCTGGCATACATCAACTTGATGACAGTGAAACATTAAAGCTCAGTCTTTGCCTGTTTCTGAATTCACAGGGACCTACACAGAACCAGAAGTATAATTACTGACATGTTTGTGTAACATCAAAGCCCAAGGGTAATAGCTTCAGAGATTTAAGTCCCAAAAGCATctgctaaaataaaataccagcTCCCTATTGTTTGGCCAATAAAGACCTGCTCATTTCAGGTAGGCTTTGAGGTTCTAATTTAAagaatatggggggggggggaaactaaacttttagggaaaaaaagagatttttaatgatcttttccTTGCTCACTCAATTAAATAAACTCCATAATTTAATGaccaaaagtattttcttttcaaaactgaAAGAATCTATCTGAACTTAGTATTCacaatataactttttaattattttattttgatgttggtTTACAGAAAGCTTCTATTCCTTCCATCCCTGGGTAAGTATATCTATGAATTTaagtgtttcttgttttgttttgtttatttaaaatatgacgTAGGCAGCACTTTACAATTAGCGACAATCACAAATGTGTCTTCATGTGTACCACATGCCATATTTACCTCTGTCTAAAGAACAAGTTCATTGTCCACTTTCTGTTCTCAGGTACAACagaaacatacatacatgtaaaagtgtgacacacacatgcatacacacacacacacaaagaagggAATCTTGGATCTCTCAGAAACATTTATTGTTCctcatcttatttccttttctttctttttcttttttcttttactctttcttttttaagagatatagagagagagcagggttgaggggagccagcagagggagagagagaatctgtttctgtttctgagaTGCCAAAGAGAGATTTTCCATAGCTCTCATAAGACTTTGGCGTAGTTAAAGTTAAAGTATTTGGACAGGAAGCCAAATAGTCTGCTTGCAATTAACCTATATTCTTCAAGCTGCTACTTAGAAAATGCTTCCAAGTTACTTTGGAGTAGATTGGGTGTAGAAGGTTAGTTCATGTTATTGAACTTAAGAAGATggatttgtgggatgcctgggtaactcggcagggtgtgatcctggagtcccgggatagagtctcacatagggttccctgcatgtAGCTGCTTCTCCAGaactctgcttatgtctctgcctctctctctgtgtctctcatgaataaataaataacgtcttaaaaaatgaattaattaataaaaatttaaaaagagaaataaaatggatttaacttccttttctccactctgcaaaatatgaaaaaaaaaaaaaaaaaagaaaatgactgctGATTTCAGGGATCTTACACTGAAATACAcagtttaaagataaaataacacCCCATGATATTTAGTGTTTggttcattaattttgttttacagaaaaataGTCTAAGCATGCAGAATGTCAAAGCTCAAAGAGATttagaaataccaaaaaaaaccccactactttaaaaaaatgaactgtatTCAGCCCTAATGGCAATTTAGgtggcttaaaatatttacttgtgCAATGAGATTCATTTTGAATTGATAATAGTGGATAACAGAGttgaggggtggggagaaaaTATAGGAGGTGAAAGAATGGAATCCTTGTTACAAGTGAACATAAATTCATATTTTGTACTTTTGAGTGTTACAATGGAGAGGGACATGATAAGTACATATCTTATCTTCAGAAGCAAAGCAATATAATTCATATCAGAAAAAAAGGCCATGGGgactttttttcttacaaatacatttaataataatgaaaattagattTCACCACACTTCTAGAGTGCTGGCAATTACAGATTTGTTTTAACAGAGGATGGGAAAACTTGGTAGGCATGCCATCCTGTTTGTGTGCAAGAAGACAAGAACCAAAGAAATCAGAGTAACTTGGACTTCTGATTCAATCATTCCCACAGATGACATTGAAGAGATGAGAGCAGAAGACAATGGTTCCACAATAACACAATTTGTACTCTTGGGATTTTCTGACCTTCCAAACCTCCAAGGGTTACTATTTGGGGTGTTCTCCATCGTTTATGTTATTATCTTAATCGGAAATAGcctcataataataataaccagtCTTGATGCTGCACTCCAGAAACCCATGTATTTTTTCCTGGCAAATTTTTCCTACTTGGAAATCTGTTATGTGTCTGTCACCCTCCCCAGGATTCTGGTGAACCTTTGGACTCAGGACAGAAGTATTTCTTGGTTGGGCTGTGCCACTCAAATGTGCTTTTTCCTTATGCTGGGAGCCACTGAATGTTTCCTCCTGGCtgtgatggcctatgaccgctacgtGGCCATTTGTAACCCTCTGCATTACCCTCTCATCATGAACCACAAGATGTGCGTCCAACTGGCTGTTGGCTCCTGGATTGGTGGAGTCCCAGGCCAAATAGGACAAACATGGCAGATTTTCTCTCTACATTTCTGTAATTCTAACCAAATCAACCACTTCTTCTGTGACATACCTCCCATCCTCAAGCTAGCCTGTGGGGACACTGTTGTGCATGAGATAGCAGTCTATGTACTAGCTGTGTTGTTTGTTGCGGTGCCTTTTCTGTTAATACTTGCCTCTTACAGCAAAATCATTTCCACTATTCTGAGGTTGCCAACAGCCAGAGGACGGGCCAAGGCTTTCTCCACCTGTTCTTCCCATCTCATTGTTGTGCTTTTATTCTTTGG is a window of Vulpes lagopus strain Blue_001 chromosome 11, ASM1834538v1, whole genome shotgun sequence DNA encoding:
- the LOC121472229 gene encoding olfactory receptor 10AG1-like translates to MRAEDNGSTITQFVLLGFSDLPNLQGLLFGVFSIVYVIILIGNSLIIIITSLDAALQKPMYFFLANFSYLEICYVSVTLPRILVNLWTQDRSISWLGCATQMCFFLMLGATECFLLAVMAYDRYVAICNPLHYPLIMNHKMCVQLAVGSWIGGVPGQIGQTWQIFSLHFCNSNQINHFFCDIPPILKLACGDTVVHEIAVYVLAVLFVAVPFLLILASYSKIISTILRLPTARGRAKAFSTCSSHLIVVLLFFGSATITYLRPKSNHSAGTDKMFSLFYTIVTPMFNPMIYSLRNKDVIAALRRLLLKKIV
- the LOC121501514 gene encoding olfactory receptor-like protein OLF1, producing MELMDGNYTLVTEFILLGFPTRPELQIVLFLVFLTLYGMILTGNIGLMMLIRTDPHLQTPMYFFLSNLSFADLCFSSAIVPKMLVNFLSENKSISLYGCALQFYFSCAFADTESFILAAMAYDRYVAICNPLLYTVVMSRGICVWLIVLSYIGGNMSSLVHTSFAFILKYCDKNVINHFFCDLPPLLKLSCTDTSVNEWLLSTYGSSVEIFCFIVIVISYYFILRSVLRIRSSSGRKKTFSTCASHLTSVAIYQGTLLFIYSRPSYLYTPNTDKIISVFYTIIIPVLNPLIYSLRNKDVKDAAKRAVRLKVDSS